The following are encoded in a window of Sphingobium sp. AP49 genomic DNA:
- a CDS encoding thermonuclease family protein: MILPILILSIWTPPTTCTAVDGDTLRCDEIGRVRLLGIDAPEMPGHCRKGRVCAPGDPVASKKALEKLAARGVTISPVTRDRYGRTVAQVYAGDKNLACEQLRAGRAVYVEKWDNGHRLAKECRYARP; encoded by the coding sequence ATGATCCTCCCCATCCTCATCCTCTCCATTTGGACGCCGCCCACCACCTGCACGGCCGTTGATGGCGACACCCTCAGATGCGACGAGATCGGCCGCGTGCGCCTGCTGGGCATCGATGCTCCTGAGATGCCCGGGCACTGCCGCAAGGGCCGGGTTTGCGCCCCGGGCGATCCAGTGGCCAGCAAGAAGGCTCTGGAGAAGCTGGCAGCGCGCGGGGTGACGATCAGCCCGGTCACGCGCGATCGCTATGGGCGCACGGTTGCCCAGGTCTATGCCGGAGATAAGAACCTGGCATGCGAGCAACTTCGCGCGGGCAGGGCGGTTTATGTCGAGAAGTGGGACAATGGCCATCGATTAGCTAAGGAGTGCCGATATGCCAGGCCTTGA
- a CDS encoding SOS response-associated peptidase family protein, producing the protein MCNRAERGDTQKVLRLFDAKPGARFNEGPLETHPAQPGTIIRLEDGERVLEQMTWGFPLAQKSKKTGKPLKPKPVNNARFDKLGSYWKRWAIDPRNRCLIPTARYAEAVGEPGHMTETWLSVKDQPIFAWAGLWTNSDEWGGVYTGVMTDNTPELIDIHDRSPVILDPADWDTWLHAPLEELYRFDRPYPAERMVVEHTAAPWFRKKGSAPAGPALL; encoded by the coding sequence ATGTGCAATCGGGCAGAACGCGGCGACACGCAGAAGGTGCTGAGGCTGTTCGACGCGAAGCCCGGTGCGCGCTTCAATGAAGGGCCGCTGGAGACGCATCCTGCCCAGCCCGGGACGATCATCCGACTGGAGGATGGTGAACGGGTGCTGGAACAAATGACCTGGGGCTTTCCGCTCGCGCAGAAGAGCAAGAAGACCGGGAAGCCGCTCAAGCCGAAACCGGTGAACAATGCTCGTTTCGACAAGCTCGGCAGCTATTGGAAGCGCTGGGCCATCGATCCGCGAAACCGCTGCCTGATCCCGACGGCGCGCTATGCCGAAGCCGTGGGAGAGCCTGGCCACATGACCGAGACGTGGCTATCGGTGAAGGATCAGCCCATTTTCGCCTGGGCAGGCCTTTGGACGAACAGCGATGAATGGGGCGGCGTCTATACCGGCGTCATGACCGACAACACGCCAGAGCTGATCGACATTCACGATCGATCGCCGGTGATCCTCGATCCGGCCGATTGGGATACCTGGCTGCATGCGCCGCTGGAGGAGCTATATCGCTTTGACCGGCCCTATCCGGCTGAGCGCATGGTGGTCGAGCATACCGCCGCGCCGTGGTTCAGGAAGAAGGGTAGCGCGCCTGCGGGGCCGGCGCTGCTTTAG
- a CDS encoding transposase, whose translation MEGTLKRSDIAQGIQSELGHDPVLSRRMVDSIIEHMVCAIATGEPLKIKNFGAFHSHEQKPRMARNISTMAPVPLPARRVVIFRPSGALRDAVEQAPDQFIETDRPSKVKKSQSLETPTSFLLTNDQWAKMQPLCPHPRAAASNEIDKNRLFIEAVLWIVRTGLSWSQLPSNFGRWKSVYGRYKTWVEADIFMWLFKACSEDPDMQFAMISGHIVDLKHRRNPGLWGRPGSDPKEEAEPKARPKV comes from the coding sequence ATGGAAGGCACGCTTAAACGCTCAGATATCGCCCAGGGCATCCAGTCTGAACTAGGGCACGATCCTGTGCTTTCGCGCCGCATGGTCGATTCCATCATCGAGCATATGGTCTGTGCGATTGCGACCGGAGAACCGCTTAAAATCAAGAATTTCGGCGCGTTCCACTCCCATGAACAGAAGCCGAGAATGGCGCGCAACATTTCAACAATGGCGCCGGTGCCGTTGCCAGCGCGACGTGTGGTCATTTTTCGACCCAGCGGCGCCCTCCGCGATGCAGTAGAGCAGGCACCCGACCAATTCATAGAAACTGATCGCCCGAGTAAGGTAAAGAAAAGCCAATCTCTGGAGACGCCCACGTCGTTCCTTCTAACGAATGACCAGTGGGCTAAGATGCAGCCGCTCTGTCCCCATCCTCGTGCAGCGGCAAGCAACGAGATCGATAAGAATCGCCTATTCATCGAAGCGGTGCTTTGGATCGTCCGCACAGGCCTGTCTTGGAGCCAACTACCGTCAAACTTTGGTCGATGGAAAAGCGTGTATGGGCGTTATAAAACTTGGGTAGAAGCAGACATATTCATGTGGTTGTTCAAGGCCTGCTCCGAAGATCCAGACATGCAATTCGCAATGATTTCTGGGCACATCGTGGATCTGAAGCATAGGCGCAATCCAGGCCTATGGGGACGTCCTGGTTCCGACCCAAAGGAAGAGGCGGAGCCAAAGGCCCGCCCAAAAGTTTAG
- a CDS encoding alginate lyase family protein, translating to MSAGYRKILFGSACLALLPATAKAQSTFSCPTLGPPVVAIQANTYYDQDDATRSKIDDAKFQENQKLSRPVTGFLDAIADLSDQYVLQKSPQVKKCADGLFYNWAKSGALLDVKMGAQPRFIQEWAASTLGIARMKLGKLESPQQDAIVRKWLREIAESVDSFQKGDGGAKRNNHYYWAMLGIGAIGLAADDPDLWARSQRMYQVALRDIQASGMLPAELRRGNRAALYHAFAAQPLALHEIMIEHCAASGDTEDPRLEKLLTVVRGEISGKRQVDQITGIKQIHVGTQHWLNLWDAIEQGNPSSAGEMKSRNLAGRMDTLASVMENSCRPIR from the coding sequence ATGTCGGCTGGGTACAGGAAAATTCTCTTCGGCTCAGCTTGCCTGGCCTTGCTCCCCGCCACAGCAAAGGCGCAGAGCACATTTTCCTGCCCTACCTTGGGGCCGCCGGTGGTCGCGATCCAAGCCAACACTTACTATGATCAAGATGACGCGACGCGTTCAAAAATTGACGACGCGAAGTTCCAGGAGAACCAGAAACTGTCGCGGCCCGTGACTGGATTTCTTGATGCTATCGCGGACCTCTCTGACCAGTACGTCCTTCAAAAATCGCCACAGGTCAAAAAATGCGCCGACGGCTTGTTCTACAACTGGGCTAAGTCTGGAGCGCTGCTCGATGTGAAGATGGGCGCGCAACCGCGTTTTATTCAGGAATGGGCGGCATCCACGCTGGGCATTGCCCGGATGAAATTGGGGAAGCTGGAATCTCCGCAACAGGATGCGATTGTGCGCAAATGGCTGCGTGAGATCGCTGAGAGCGTCGATTCCTTCCAAAAGGGCGACGGCGGAGCCAAGCGAAACAATCATTATTACTGGGCCATGCTCGGCATAGGGGCTATCGGTTTGGCAGCTGACGACCCAGATCTGTGGGCGCGATCCCAGCGCATGTATCAGGTGGCGCTAAGGGATATTCAGGCTTCAGGAATGCTGCCAGCAGAACTCAGGCGAGGTAATCGAGCTGCATTGTACCACGCCTTCGCGGCCCAGCCCTTGGCGCTGCATGAGATAATGATTGAACATTGCGCTGCCTCCGGCGACACCGAAGATCCCCGCCTTGAAAAATTACTGACGGTTGTTCGCGGGGAAATCTCCGGAAAGCGCCAAGTGGATCAGATAACTGGCATCAAGCAAATCCATGTCGGGACGCAGCATTGGCTGAACCTGTGGGATGCAATTGAGCAAGGCAATCCTTCCAGCGCCGGCGAGATGAAATCGCGAAATTTGGCGGGGAGGATGGACACTTTGGCCTCGGTGATGGAAAACAGTTGCCGGCCGATCCGCTGA
- a CDS encoding UDP-glucose/GDP-mannose dehydrogenase family protein yields the protein MRITMIGTGYVGLVSGACFADFGHDVVCVDKDAGKIAAIEAGTMPIYEPGLDQLVGTNAAAGRLTFTTDLPAGAKGADAIFIAVGTPSRRGDGHADLSYVYAAAKEIVEALDGPAVIVTKSTVPVGTGDEVERIARELRPDLDIQVVSNPEFLREGAAIGDFKRPDRVVVGTTGDDRAIAVMSQVYRPLNLNQAPLMFTGRRTAELIKYAANAFLATKITFINEMADLCEAVGAEVQDVSRGIGLDKRIGAKFLHAGPGYGGSCFPKDTLALVKTGQDYDAPIRIVETVVQVNDLRKRAMGRKIVKALGGEARGKTVALLGVTFKPNTDDMRDAPSLAIVQALEDAGAKVVAYDPEGMEVAAPMMPGVTMTGSAYEAAAGADALVLVTEWDAFRALDLKRLAGSMTAPVLVDLRNIYPVAEAEAAGFTVTRVGGKS from the coding sequence ATGCGCATAACGATGATTGGAACTGGTTATGTCGGCCTGGTCTCTGGCGCCTGCTTCGCCGATTTCGGCCATGACGTCGTGTGCGTCGACAAGGATGCGGGCAAGATCGCCGCGATCGAGGCCGGCACCATGCCGATCTACGAGCCCGGTCTCGACCAACTGGTCGGCACCAATGCCGCCGCCGGCCGCCTGACCTTCACCACGGATCTGCCCGCAGGGGCCAAGGGTGCCGACGCCATCTTCATTGCCGTTGGCACCCCCTCTCGCCGTGGCGACGGCCATGCGGATCTGTCCTATGTCTATGCCGCCGCCAAGGAAATCGTCGAGGCGCTCGACGGCCCGGCTGTCATCGTCACCAAGTCGACCGTCCCCGTCGGTACCGGCGACGAGGTCGAGCGGATCGCGCGCGAGCTGCGCCCCGACCTCGACATCCAGGTCGTGTCCAACCCGGAATTCCTGCGCGAGGGCGCGGCGATCGGCGATTTCAAGCGGCCCGACCGCGTCGTCGTCGGCACCACCGGCGATGACCGCGCGATCGCGGTGATGAGCCAGGTCTACCGCCCGCTCAACCTCAACCAGGCACCGTTGATGTTCACCGGCCGACGCACCGCCGAGTTGATCAAATATGCCGCCAACGCCTTCCTGGCGACCAAGATCACCTTCATCAACGAGATGGCGGACCTGTGCGAGGCGGTCGGCGCCGAGGTGCAGGACGTGTCGCGCGGCATCGGCCTCGACAAGCGCATCGGCGCCAAGTTCCTGCATGCCGGCCCGGGCTATGGCGGGTCCTGCTTCCCCAAGGATACGCTGGCGCTGGTCAAGACCGGCCAGGATTATGATGCCCCGATCCGCATCGTCGAGACGGTCGTGCAGGTCAATGATCTGCGCAAGCGGGCCATGGGGCGCAAGATCGTCAAGGCACTGGGCGGCGAGGCGCGCGGCAAGACGGTCGCGCTGCTGGGCGTCACCTTCAAGCCCAATACCGACGACATGCGCGACGCGCCCAGCCTGGCGATCGTCCAGGCGCTGGAGGATGCCGGAGCCAAGGTCGTCGCCTACGACCCTGAGGGCATGGAAGTCGCCGCACCGATGATGCCGGGCGTGACCATGACCGGTTCCGCCTATGAGGCGGCAGCCGGCGCCGACGCGCTGGTACTCGTGACCGAATGGGACGCCTTCCGCGCGCTCGATCTCAAGCGCCTGGCCGGGTCAATGACGGCCCCCGTGCTGGTCGACCTGCGCAACATCTATCCGGTCGCCGAGGCGGAAGCCGCCGGCTTCACCGTCACCCGCGTCGGCGGAAAGTCCTAA